The window ACATCAGAACCACAGATGCCCACTGACTGAACCCTGATTTTTACATATCCCTCAGGAATGTCACCAGGTTCCTCCATATCTTCTATTTTAACATTCCCGGCAGACTCAAGCACAACAGATTTCATACAATCCCAAGATTTATCATTTAACTGATTAATAAGTTTTCCATTTATCCAGTCCCGTCACATCCCAAGTTTTTAAGATTAATAAATATGACAATTATGGAACAAAATATAAAAATCTGGACACACCAAAATTATAACTTGATGACATAAAGATTATAAATATAATCATTATAAACATAATCATGGAGATATTTTTCGATAGGGAGAGAGAATTGGAAGGGCTAATAGCAGATATTGAAAAATATAAATCGCTGATAGTATTATATGGCAACAGGAGAGTAGGAAAAACCGAGCTTATAAAAAGAGTAATAAATAAAATAGGCGGAATCTATTTATATGTTGATAACACAAAAAGTTCAACCTTATTATTGCGGGAATTTTCACAAATAATCAGAGAATATTTTAACACATCACTTTTCAACCCACCTGACTGGGATTTATTTATGAAAGGCTTATTCGAGCTTTCAAGGAACAGACAAACAGCAGTTTATTTTGATGAATTTCAAAGATTTGAGGATATCAACAAATCTGTATTTACGGCACTTCAGAAAAATGTTGATTTATACATCGACACATCGAGATTGTCAATTGTCTGTTCCGGATCCTCAATAGGGCTTATAAAGAAAATATTTATGGACATAAGTTTGCCATTATACAAGAGAGCAACCTTCATAATGCATTTGAAAAATTTTGATTTTGTAACATCATATAAATATCTGAGAATTAGCATTGAAGATGCAATTAAAATGTATTCAATATTTGGTGGTTCTCCACAATTTTATAAATATTTTCGTTTGAACAGCATAAAAAATGTAGAGGAAATGATAAAAAACATTTTTCTGAGCAGTACCAGTGCATATGTGTTTGAACCCAGAGATTTCATTACTGAAGAATTCGGTAGGAGGTCTCAAACATACTTTTCTATACTGTACGCTATTGCAACAGGAAATACAAGAGTATCAGAAATAGCCAATATGACGGACGTTAAAGCCACATCACTGCAGCCCTATTTATTTGAACTGAGGGATATATTGAACTTGATAACATATGAATTGCCTGTAACAAATAAAAATAATAAAATTGATAAAAAAGGAATTTATA of the Ferroplasma sp. genome contains:
- a CDS encoding ATP-binding protein, which translates into the protein MEIFFDRERELEGLIADIEKYKSLIVLYGNRRVGKTELIKRVINKIGGIYLYVDNTKSSTLLLREFSQIIREYFNTSLFNPPDWDLFMKGLFELSRNRQTAVYFDEFQRFEDINKSVFTALQKNVDLYIDTSRLSIVCSGSSIGLIKKIFMDISLPLYKRATFIMHLKNFDFVTSYKYLRISIEDAIKMYSIFGGSPQFYKYFRLNSIKNVEEMIKNIFLSSTSAYVFEPRDFITEEFGRRSQTYFSILYAIATGNTRVSEIANMTDVKATSLQPYLFELRDILNLITYELPVTNKNNKIDKKGIYKLTDSYMEFWFGHFYPNMNQFELGNYRGVVNSLIQSVDAIAPHKFEEICRDLIIYMNNEKAGIMPFSIQKVGKWWGRNGYNSAGKDQEEIDILAINEEKKAIMFGECKWTGRPGDISIYEDLKRKAMSVQWNNKDRNEYFILFSRSGFTDKMKAMAEEDNVILFDLDRIESMLKK